One Pseudopipra pipra isolate bDixPip1 chromosome 26, bDixPip1.hap1, whole genome shotgun sequence DNA window includes the following coding sequences:
- the LOC135403091 gene encoding pancreatic polypeptide-like, with the protein MSPRWPPLLLVACALALLPLRPRAAPAQPTYPGDDAPVEDLLRFYNDLQQYLNVVTRPRYGKRAGGRVLGEEPFGAAGC; encoded by the exons aTGTCTCCCCGCTGGCCCCCGTTGCTGCTGGTGGCCTGTGCGCTGGCGCTGCTGCCGCTGaggccccgcgcggccccggcccaGCCCACCTACCCCGGCGACGACGCGCCCGTCGAGGACCTGCTGCGCTTCTACAACGATCTGCAGCAGTATCTGAACGTCGTGACACGCCCCCG GTATGGGaagcgggcgggcgggcgcgtCCTGGGCGAGGAGCCCTTTGGTGCTGCGGGGTGCTGA
- the LOC135402749 gene encoding peptide YY-like — MVTRCWPGVVAGGSPGSCVPMGWSHMREEPGAPSEAIKPWAGRGAAVSLALSPHCQALPVTSASAIMVLSPRPWHALVAVSLCALLCLAALTAAYPAKPESPGDDASPEEMARYFSALRHYINLVTRQRYGKRASPDAAVTELLLGAGSDRSRYDDDSAW; from the exons ATGGTGACAAGGTGCTGGCCGGGGGTGGTAGCGGGGGGGTCGCCGGGGTCCTGCGTGCCCATGGGTTGGTCACACATGAGGGAGGAGCCAGGAGCCCCCTCCGAGGCTATAAAACCCTGGGCGGGTCGAGGAGCTGCCGTGTCCCTGGCACTGTCACCCCACTGCCAGGCCCTGCCTGTCACCTCTGCCTCTGCCATC ATGGTGCTATCCCCGCGGCCGTGGCACGCGCTGGTGGCCGTGTCGCTCTGCGCCCTGCTGTGCTTGGCTGCGCTGACGGCCGCGTACCCCGCCAAGCCCGAGAGCCCCGGGGACGACGCGTCCCCCGAGGAGATGGCCCGGTACTTCTCGGCCCTTCGCCACTACATCAACCTGGTCACGCGGCAGAG GTACGGCAAACGCGCCAGCCCCGACGCCGCGGTGACGGAACTGCTCCTGGGGGCCGGCAGTGACAGGTCAAG GTACGACGACGACTCCGCATGGTGA
- the TMEM101 gene encoding transmembrane protein 101: protein MAAGRGWRRRALRLLTAGGGVLLTRFPFWHCFSGLLLCAERADLRRKPDIPVPYLYVDMGVAVLCASFMSFGVKRRWFALGAALQLAVATYAAHIGGHVHYGDWLKVRMYSRTIAIIGGFLILASGAGELYRQKPRSRSLQSTGQVFLGIYLICQAYSLQHSTEDRLAYLDHLLGGELALQLLFLLYGLLALAFLSGYYVRAAAQVLAVLLPLAILLIDGNLGYWHAARRVEFWNQMKLIGQNVGIFGAVVILATDG, encoded by the exons ATGGCGGCGGGCCGCGGGTGGCGGCGCCGGGCGCTGCGGCTGCTCACGGCGGGCGGCGGCGTCCTGCTCACCCGCTTCCCCTTCTGGCACTGCTTCAGCGGCCTCCTGCTCTGCGCGGAGCGCGCCGACCTGCGCCG GAAGCCGGACATCCCAGTGCCCTACCTGTATGTGGACATGGGTGTGGCCGTGCTCTGTGCCAGCTTCATGTCCTTCGGGGTGAAGCGGCGCTGGTTCGCCCTGGGGGCCGCCCTGCAGCTCGCTGTGGCCACCTACGCCGCCCACATTGGGGGGCACGTGCACTATGGCGACTGGCTGAAG GTGCGGATGTACTCCCGGACCATCGCCATCATCGGTGGGTTCCTCATCCTGGCCAGCGGTGCCGGGGAGCTGTACCGGCAGAAACCGCGGAGCCGCTCCCTGCAGTCCACAGGCCAGGTGTTCCTGGGCATCTACCTCATCTGCCAG GCCTactccctgcagcacagcaccgAGGACCGCCTGGCCTACCTGGACCATCTGCTGGGAGGGGAGCtggccctgcagctgctcttcctgctcTATGGGCTGCTGGCCCTGGCATTCCTGTCGGGATACTACGTGCGGGCAGCTGCCcaggtgctggcagtgctgctgcccctcGCCATCCTGCTCATCGATGGCAACCTGGGGTACTGGCACGCCGCCCGCCGCGTCGAGTTCTGGAACCAGATGAAGCTCATCGGCCAGAATGTCGGCATTTTCGGGGCTGTGGTGATCCTGGCCACCGATGGATGA